The stretch of DNA aacAGCCCTGGAAAGATTGGAGACAGGGCAGAAACACAGGAAGGGGCTCCTGGAAGGGCCTGTTTGagaaggatggatgggtgagCTGGACTTCTGAAACATCTTCCCGCATCCAGTTATTATGTAGACAGAACTGGAAGAAATTGTCAAGTATAAGGGGAGTCAACACGCCATCACTGCGATtggggggcaggagctggggaggATGGGGAACACGGGGGAGAGAGAAGCCTGGGCCTGAGGCGAAAGATGGGGGAGAGCTGAGAGGCTGGGGCTGAAGCGGGGGCAAGAGAGCCACAGATGGATGGGTGCTGACCCTTAAAACTTCCTTTGCCTGGAGAcatgggtgtggggaaaagggaggagggaggacatTTCTATCTCGTGACAAAAGAAAGTCACACAATTATTTTGTTCTCTGCTCTGGGGCGGGTGGGCGCCCGTATTTACCAGAGGGACCGAGGTCGCtgtggcaaccacacatctgggCCCCGGAATCCAGATGTGCTGCATCCAGAAGCCATAGCAGAACGATGAGGCAAACGTGTTGGGCTCTCCAGTCCTGGCCCCGCAGCTGGGGAGAGCACAGAGGAGCGGGGAGGTGAGGGCAGAAGGGGGccggggggaggaggagggggccgaggtggggggggagaggaagTCATGGAAGGGAACGAGGAATGTGGACAGAAGAGCGGCCAGGGCAATGGAGAGGGGGAGGCATGACAGGGACGAGGCGAAGGCTCGGAGGCTGGTGGAGGTGAGAGaagacccagaaaaaaaaagagagcagagagCGAGGCAtcgggggaggaagggaaagtcAGAAACAGCGGGAAACAAAGGAGAACAGAGAATCAAGGGTCCACAAGAGATGGTGACAACCCGAGGTGGGTGGAGTGCAAGGAGAGGCAAAAAAGAAGTTCAAaggcaagaagaagagagagtcAGGGACGATAAGGGGAACAAAAGGCCGATGCTAAGGAAAGAAAGCAGCAGAACAGAAAGATAAAGAGGGCCTGAGCCAGGAAGGGGCCACCAGGCGGTGCAGGAGGGCCAGAGACCAGTGTGCCTACCACAGGGCTGTGGCTAGAGAGCCACATGGTCCTGGAGGGCAGCAGTCCAGACCGACCAGCCTTTGCCTTCTGTGGACACGCCCTTCCCCACACCTGCCCTGACCCTTCCCACCGCCCGCTCCCTCGGCCAAGAGGCTGGGCCCCAGATCACACCACAGTGCCAGCTGCCCCTGGCACACTCCACCCCAGAGGCCCCCAGTCTGAGACACGAGCACTTCACTTTCCGGAAAAGAAGCGATGGGACAATGAAAGAGTGATGGGCTCAGGTGGGATAAAAGCGGAGTAGAGGACAGGACGACGTAAACGCAGAGAAAGGAGCAGGGGATGAGCACGTGTCTCCACGGTGgaccccccctccgcccccgccctGTGAACACCACCTTTCACCTCCCATCAGGAGAGAGGGAGCGgtacccccactttacagatgaggaatctaagGCTCACTGTGTGTAAGTTACCCACCAAGGACACCCACTAACAGAAGGCGGAGCAGGGATGCCAACCCACGTGCCCTGCCTCCAAAATCCTTGTTCTCCTGCACTGGCTGCCTGGATAAGGTTGGATGAGGCTCGAGGGACCCTGGGACAGGAAGTGCTGGCGGGGGAGCCAGGGCTGCCCtctggagggaggagaggcctAGTTCCTGGGGGCCCTAGTTCCAGGTTGCCATAGTTACTTGGTCTGTTTTCATCCCAAACACAGTAACAGGGAGGGGGGGGAGCCTGGCTGGACACGTGAGGTTCTTCCCCCCTCCTTCAGGCCTGGGCTCATGGCCCAGGCGGCCCCTGTCCAGTCATCTGGGCGtggagcccaggcctggcccgCACCCTCCCGCTGACCCAGGACACCCCTGCAGGGCCAGGCCAAGGTGATGCTGGACAGGAGCCGCTGACGGGGATCCCCACAGGTTGAGTAAGACCTGGCCCCTCACCCTCTGTCCTgttcctctccctcctcatttAGAAAGCACAGCCTTTTCTGACAGTCCCAcgcttgtcctttttttttcagctggaCTCTCGAGCCTCCATCCCCTCCAGTTTAGGGCTAAGAGGTTCCCCAGTGTCCCATTCCCCTCCACACACTGCCCCCTTCTCCACTGTGGTGCCTCCTTTCTGGGCTCACAGCCCCTGGGCCCAGCTCTGTTGTTTGTTCAAGCTGCTCGGTCCTGGAAAGCAAAGGGGGAAAACCTGCTAGAACGCAAGGGACCCAGGGAGGCTGCTCACCCTGCAGGGGTGGGGCCCCCTGTCCTTCCTGTTTACCCAGACACATTCCAGGATCCTCGTCCTCTAGGCTGCCACGCCGTGGGAcactcctccctgctcccccgcTGGACGCCAGACACCCCTGTGTGGCCCGGGTGGGGATAAGAGATGACACGAGGCCTGCGATCGTgtgcccaccctgccccagaGCCAGCCATGTCTCCAGCGCTTGGTTCTCTGAGGCACTGGCCCTACGGAAGCCCCTTTGCCCCACACTCCCCGTCATGTACCAGGAAGGCAGCCACCATTCATTCCTTCGACTCCCTCCAagctgtttatttaaaaataaaaaaagaaggtacGCCCGTACATACACCTGACCCCTCCACCACTGCGCCATTACTCCCGGGAACTAGCTCCTAAGTGTAAAAAACTGCCCTTGTCCCGCCTGGGGACTAAATCCCCGCCTCCACCCCCCGAACAGAAACAAGAGTAAAGAGTGTACGGGAGCCCGCCCTCACCCCCCAGACCTAACTGCACTCAGCACCCTCCGAGAGGCAGGGACTGGGGTTCACAGCAATGAGAGGAGGCCTATATTGCACACAGGGGTGAGGAGAGAGGCAACCTTCTCCTCCCTCCAAACAAGTGCTCAGCCCCCACACCCTGTCTCTGCTTCACCACCTGCTCCAAGCCCGGGGATCAGGAAGATTCGAAACGGTTCCGCTtggtccccccaccccgcccccgggtCTAAGTCAGTGTGCGTCAGAGGTCAGGGGTGATTGAGGTAGAGGGGCTGACGGGCGGCCTGGCTGGCCTGGCTGGCTGCAGAGGCTGGCAAGGGGCCACCTGTGGCATTGCCCGGGGTTGAGGCTGGCTGTTTTCGGAGCGAGGGGGGCACTGTGGAGGTCTTGATGTGGATCACCCTGGTGTCCATGACCTCACACTCGATCTGCATCATCTCCTCATAGTCCCCCGGGGGCCCCCGGCCTGACAGGGTCTCTGTGAGAGGGGAGGGTTACGGAAGAGGAGAAGCGGgaggcacggggtggggggtgggaggttggAAAAGGAGCAGAGGAAGGGGAGCAAAGGGCgatggcaggaggcagggcccagCGGGAGGTAAgtgagaggggagggatggagtggttgcggggagaaggaaaagaagcggGAAAAGAAGATGGCAGTGATGGGTGTGAGGTCACAGGGGAGAGGACATTAAGAGAACAAAAGGAAGTAAGACTCCAGACggttcccagcccagccctctgcGCCCAGCACCCCACGCACCTTCGCCTAGGGAGGACCCGCAccctcagctccctccctcccgcctctcctgggctttctttttctctccacccATTTCCGGCTCCTTCTTGCTCAAGCATCTGGCCTCTCTCTGGAACCCCGCTCCTCTCCCCATTTCCACGCTGACGCTGACTCAGCAGGCTCTCCCCACTGGAACTCTCCCCTCCTCAATGTCAGGGCCCCACCCCATGGCCGGGAAAGAATTACCATTGGGGGCCATGGCAGGCATCACCAGGGACATCTTGGGCCGAGAGGTCTTGTTGTGGCTGATGGCTGGGAGCAACAGGTGGTCCTGAGAAACAGAGGGGCCAGGACcagagggtggaggagaggaaaggacaggCTCCCCGGCCCTACTCTACAGCCCCAACCTGCAGGCAGACTGCCAGGGAACCCGGGGCGGTGGGAGGGGGCCAGGAGGAGAAACTCACCCTTCGGAAGGAGACAACGTAAAGCGTGTCTTCCCGTCGGTCGATTGCATCCAGGAACTCTGGCTGTGAACGGTCTGGGTGGCGATACAGCTGCAGTTGGCGCGCAGTGTCCCTGGGCGGGTGAGGGGGCAGGATTCGTAAGGAGCTAAGCCCAGGGCCCAGTTCTCActgggggaggggacaaggatgggagagaaagagacaggaggtccccaggggaggagggaggcatgaTGCCATTGGTGGCAGTGATGACAAGCACAGAGCAGTTCCTCGGGGGTAGAGCTCTTTAGCACTTAATCAATAAGCACCCCCCCCAAGACTCACCTTTCTGGGGGCCCAGGGGATTGGGTGGGGACTGCTGCCTTAATTGGAGGTGACTTCTTCCGTAGCTGAGACTTCTGGAAGGAGAAGTATCTAAGGATTTGAAGAGGgtgaagggaaaagggaaagagacagacGGCCCCTAGAAGCTGACGCCACCTCATACCCACCCTTCCACCACCCCAAACCCCCACAGTGAGAGGCCCACAAAATCCCCTGGACATTCAGCCCTTGTCTGCAGGGGGCTCCCCTGAACCAGCGCCACCACCTCCTACCTGCCTCTCCTGGGCCCTCTGGGGGATCTTCCGCCGGCCCCTCTGGTGCCGCTGGACCCAGCCACTCAGCTCGTCAGCAAGCCTGGGAAAGCAGAGGGGGGGGCACCTCCGTGCCAGGCCAAGACTCCCACTCTCCTCGCCCACGCACAGAGGAGACAGGGCCCAGAGAGCCAGTGCCTCAGCCAGCGAGGACAGCCAGGCCATTGGCGGAGGGGCCTCGGGACAACAGGGAAGACACCCCAGTTGTGACTCCCCCACACCTCAAGGACTCAGTTCGGTTGAAGTGCCGGCAATCAGAGGAGAGGAAGAGCTGGTCCAGGTCTCTCAGCAGCAGCTCCTTGGCGGCCCCAGGGAAGGCTGTCAGGTTCCTGGTgtgaaggagggaggaggtgatGACCAAGGCTGCCCGGCACTGCCCCCATCTTCAGTGGCAGAACAATGCCGGCTCCCCACAAAATGGAGAGTTAACCTTGAGGGTTGGGGAGACCCACTCAGCACCCCCAAAAGAGgggcctctggagttcccgtcgtggcgcagtggttaacgaatccgactaggaaccatgaggttgagggttcgatccctgcccttgctcagtgggttaacgatccggcattgccgtgagctgtggtgtaggttgcagatgcggctcggatcctgcgttgctgtgcctctggcgtaggccggtggctacagcttcgattcgacccctagcctgggaacctccatatgccgagggagcggcccaagaaatagcaacaacaacaacaacaacaacaaaaaagaccaaaaaaaaaaaaaaaaaaaaaggactaacacatgaaaagaggGGCCTCTGCTCACCTGAAACTTGGCCggcctgcagggctgggctggggctcctcCAGGCCCTGGGAGGGCCGCCGGGGGGGCTCGGCTGGCTCCTGTGCTGAGAACTCCAGCAAGTGTCTGCGTGGTCGAGGCTCTTCTCTGCTCGTCCGAGGAGAGATGGGTGCCGGCGGAGGCTCACTGATGCTGCGGGCCGGGGAGGACGGAGCACAAAGAAGAATCCCAGCTTTACTGAGGGGCTGGTTCAGAGTCAAGGCTCTGCAGACATCCACCTACTCCCAACCTGTTCTATAAGACTACACCTCTTCATCTGCAGGATGGGAGGAGAGGGTCCCTACCCACAGCGCCAGAAAACATGAGGAGAGCAATGTATTTGCCTAGGGTGCAGAATTCAGTAGGTGCTTCAAAGTCACCATTTTTAGCCATCTTCTCACTACCATCTACTCGAGGACATAAGCATGTATGAAAGAAGTGATAGAACAAGGGCCAGGCTGGACGCACCATCAGTGATAAGGACACCAGGGCTGTCTGTGTGCAAGTGGAATCAAAGGGACTGTGCCAAAGCAGGCAATCAGGCTCCATCCAGAAGGTTccgggggggcagggaggctctCACCTGACGGGCCCGAAGTTGAAGGCGATGAAGAGAAGGAAGACCATGACGCAGACCACCTTCCTGTTTCCAGACCCCAACCTGAGCTCGCTGTTCTGCGGAGAAGAGAAACAGGGAAGCCAGTGAGGGTGAGTCAGCCCCAGGCTTGGGCTCCTGCTGGGCTCCCAAGGACAGCAGGTCCCACCTCGGCCAGCAGAGCCTCCAGCCGCCGGCGGAGGGCAGCATTCTCCCGCCGGAGCTGCTGGTTGTCAGCCAGCACGGCCTGCAGCCGTGCCTCCAGCCCCTGCAGatactccttcttcttcctccggGACTGGCAGGCTGACTCCCGGTTCTTGATCATTCGCTGCTGCCGCTTCAGCAGCTTGGCCTGGGACGAGAGAGGGTTGGAGAGGGAAAGAAGCCCCAGGACTCATGACCCCAGGAGGCCACCCGCCcgcctttccaacccccacccaCGAGGCCAGAAAGGGCGTCTCCCCCTGCACTAGACCACTGCAGGGAAGGGCCCGTCTCTCAACCACCCCTAATCCTGTGGCTTAGAGCCGAGCAAAGTTAGACTGTAGGAGGAACTTCCTCCATCCCCGTTCTCGGTGGAACCGCAGCTCCTTTCCTTGATGAGTGACCTTCCTTCTTCTCAATTCTCCATTTTAGGACCCCAAGTTTAAGCCTGCTATCATTAAGGAACAGCTGACCCGGTCTACCCCTAGGAAGCAGCTCCCCTCTTCCGTACCACAATAGGACTCCCCTGCTTTTGCTGTGCTAAGACCACCACCATTGGCAGTGATGGCAAACCTAAGGATCCTAAAACCACAGAGAGTCGATATTCACATTTAAAAGGGGTCCACTCTGACCTTCGGAATCGTCTCATGGGCCTGCTTCCTCGCTTTGTGCTCCTTTTTCAGTCCACAGTTCTCTCCGATGAcagttctcttcccttcccttcactGGCCCTGCTTCTCCCTTACCAACACTTACATCCACCTCGggtgggcaggagttcccaggcaTAGGAGCCGGAACAATGCTCTTCCTCTCGGGCCGTGGAGCAGCGGGGGTCGGTCCCTCAGGCTGGACTCGAATAGCACCTTGGATGAGGACAACTGGGGACACTGGGGCAAGGGGACAGAAGGATTTCAGAGAGCTGACAGTCCACTGGCTGCCTGTGTCCACACTCACAGCTGAGCACCCAAGGATCGGGAGTCTCACCAGCTGTGAGCACCCCGAGAAGGTCAACCCagtctgcctccttctctccttcagtACCTGGGGGTGGCTGGACAAGGGGCTGCAAAAGGACAGTGGTGCTGGGAGGCACAGCTCTGGGTGGCATTGGGACAGTGGTTATCACCACAGGTTTGGGTTGCAGCGGTGGCTTCCGAGTGGGCAGAGCTTTGCCTAAAGGAAGgtaaaggaagggaggaaggtcaGGACTCTAGGCCTCTTACCAGGGACCCCAGGAGTCAGGAGGCCCCCTCACCTGAGGAGCCATCGGAGGACGGGCCCATGGTGATCTGGACAGCTCCAAGTGCGGGGCCTGGGACATCCCGCAGGAGACACCCTTGAGGGGACGGGGACTCTGTCTTCACTTCTAATACTTCCTCCCCTATAAAGGTCTGCGTGGGGCATTCCAGAAGACATGCAGTCAGGAGGAGTGCTGAGGAGGAGCTGAAGAAGATTCTCACACCTCTCAGAGTccggaggaagaagggaggggttGCTCACCTGGTTGGGGGACTCTGCTGAGAGCACAGACGCCTCCGAGTTGATGGAGGAAGATGGAGAGACAGGCTCTATCTTAATTTGGACATCTGCAGGACGGCAGCATGACACAAAAGCTGGGTACCAGGGATACATGAAGGAGAACCGGGCCACGAGGGGGAAATGAGAGACACTTCTCTTTGTACCCAAAAGGAAAACTATCCTGCCTCAGAAGGGCAGTGCAGAGGAGGTGAGCCCAGGGAGCTGCTAATATCTGACTCTCCTCAAtgacctctttttttccttcttctttttagggccatacccacggcatatggaagttcccaggttacgggttgaatcagagctgtagctgccgggctacaccacagccacagcaacagaggatccgagccatgtctgccacttacaccacagctcatggcaataccagatccttgacccactgagtgaggccagggatcgaacctgtgtcctcatggatgctagtcggatttgtttccactgagccctgacaggaactcctctccttggGCTCTTTACCCaggtctccctttctcctcccgtGGTTTTTCATCACTGCTCAGGTTCCCTCAGGGCTGTCCTTGCACTTCGGCCCTCCCCCCTCTGCCTCCACACCTTGTCCATTCACACAGAGGAGGCCCAAGCAGGGGGACCCGGCAGCATTCATACCCAGCCAGACTCCTGTCTGCCTGGATTTCCACCTCAGCCTGGCTCAGTGCAATCACACATCTCCATGCCGACAAATGCTGAGTCTGCATCTCTCCCCTTGACGGCTCCCCTGTGCTCTGATCCTGACTTCCAAGCTGCCTGCTGGTCACTTCCATTCTCACGCCTCACCGTTCACCCAAATTCAACTGGCCTTAAACACGGCTCACTGCTTGTCCCTTCATACAGATTCCCTTCCTACTCCGTCAGCCTTCTAGGCACCAAATCTGAGCCTTCACGGCCTCTCTGAAATCTCTTGAGGCCTGTTGATTGTTCTGTGTAGGTGAAGCCATCTGAGGGCCAGGTTCATCCCTCAGATCAACTGTCCACTCCTACCTTTGGTCCACAGCATGCATTTTGGCACCTAATCATATGACTGCAATCCTgctatttcaaaatttcaaatcaaCTTATATATGTAGGAGTAGGTAATACAGTCATACAAcacaaaaccccaaagaaacaaaggagaattcaataaaaaaaaaaggtgaatctCCGTCCCTTCCTTGTCCATCAGCCACCCAGATCCCCTTCAGAGGCGACCGTTGGCACTATTAGCCATTCATTATAACCCTCATGAGACTCTCCTAAAGCAAGGACTATGTCTTAGGCTTCACGTCTATTAAAGTGATGGGTAAAGTATGAGCCCTCAATCCATACCTAAATAATAGGGGAGAATCTGACTCCAAAAACATTATGCTTGGCAAAATCATCAACAACCGTTTCACTCTTATAGACTTTTCTATCTTTAGTTTGTCTGTCCTCTTTGTAACGTTTCACTCTTATAGACTTTTCACTCTTATAGACTTTTCACTCTTATAGACTTTTCTATCTTTAGTTTGTCTGTCCTCTTTGTAACGTTTAATCATGTGCTGGATATGAGCTGTTCATCTCTCCAAACTCACTCTCCATCCTTCCCTGCCCTGCGGCCCAGGAGGGAACATGAATGGGTTGCATCATGGGGCTCTCTTGCCTTCCAATTCTGGTTGACGTTCAACTAAAACCCTCAAGAAGTCACTTTGAAGTCAGTAGTCAAGGGAGCGCCCGTCATGctcggcagtaacgaacccaactagtatccatgaggatgcaggttggatccctggcctcacccagtgagttaaggattcagtgttgctgtgagctggagtgtaggccAAAGATGCAATTCAgttccctagttgctgtggctgtggtgtaggccggcagctacacctccgattggacccctagcctaggagcctccatgtgccgcgcatgcagccctaaaaagacaaaaaaagaaatcaacagtCGACACACTGAATTCATCAAGCTCCCTGAGACCAGGGGGCTGCTGCTTCTGCAGTCTCTATCCAGCCGTAGGGAGCATCACCCGCCGGGGGCTGCCCCAGCCAGAAGCCTAGCACACCCTTTGACCCCTACCTTTCTTCAACACCCAGAGGTTCACTGCAGCTCCTCCactctcattcattctttctcacATCTGCCTTCATCTCAGCATCTGAGATGTCTTATTTCATTAACCTGTAATCATCTACCCTAGAATTACCACACCTTACTTGGCTTTCTCCCCACCCACACACTACAGGATTCTTTAAGTCAGTGCGGTGCTTCTGTGTTCTTCATCTCTGCATTGCCAGCACCCTGTCCAGAAGCTGGCAtggagcaggtgctcagtaaatgtagGTGATGAATAAACGTATGAGTAGATAAACTCagtaacacttttaaaaatagcacaaatgatGTTACTTGCACAGTCTAGAAATTGGGTATGTGTGTTCCAACTTTTCCGTATGTTTGAAatttatcataaaaaaataaaaccccagggGAAAAAGCAACATAGATATAAATATGCCCTAACATGTCCAcaaccttttgaaaaatgcaaaaccaaCAGGAAGTGAAATCTCACAACAGATTAccaggaacaagaaaagaaacaagggagttcccctgtggctcaatggtaacaaattttctagaatccatgaggacacaggttccatccctggcctttcgaAATGGGTTAAGGTTgaggcgtgagctgtggtataggtcacagacatggatcgaatctggcatggctgtggctgtggcataggcgggtagagctgcagctctgattcaaagccctggcctgggaagttccatatgctataggtgtggccctaaaaagcaaagcaaaacaaaacaaaacaaaaaagaatcaaaaatcaTCCCTCTCTTTCAACACTGGTTTTgcaattttctaaaattctccatcctgctcctggcctctctcctggTTATGTGCCATCTGTCCTCcctattctttcctccttttcctgctgaccaccctccacctccccataaacacacacacacacgctaccTTGCTAAAGCCTGGGGATGACAGGCTGTCATTACCTGAGGGATCATCAGAGGTGGGGCCCACATTGATCTGGACGGTTTCAAAAGGGGATGTTGGATCATCTCCCAGAAGGCAGAGTGGGGGCGCCAAGGACTCTGTCTTCACAACCAGCACCTCCCCTACACCAGAAGCCTGGGTAAGAGTGAGGGTGAAGCAGGGGGGacagaaacaaggaaagaaaacaaaggacacGTTGAGGGTAAGAGCAAGAACAAGAGCTTTAGCGCTAAGAAGCCACCCATTACTTGACATTCTGGTTTGAATGGTATTCACCATTCTCCCTAAGCTGCCCCCGGCCCCTTGTTCTCCCTTTCTACTTTATTCTTGGGGGAGGTGACAAAGTCTCATATTTCAAATACTGCCTTAGAGTGGACAATTGCGTCAAGAACAGTtccagaggagttcctattgtggctcagttgtaatgaacccaactagtatccatgaggatgcgggttcaatccctggccttgcccagtgggttaaggatctgatgtggccataagctgccgtgtaggtcacagatgcagctcagattccgagctgctgtggctgtggtgtaggccggcaggtgcagctctgattcaacctctagcctgggaacttccatatgccccacatgcagccctaaaagcaaaagcaaaacagttCCAGAATACTCAGGAGTTAACAATCCTTTTCTTCTCAGCCCcaccatgtctgccacctatttCTGTGTATCAGaaactccagagttcccattgtggcgcagtggaaacgaatctgattaggagccatgaggtagcaggttcgatccccggcctcgctcagtggattgaggatctggtgttgccatgagctgtggtgtagatcacagacacgctcagatctggcattgctgtggctctcacgtaggccggcggctacagttccaattagacccttagcctgggaacctccatatgctgcaggtgcggccctaaaaaggacaaaagacagaaaaaaaaaaaaagaaactccatctTCAGTTCTAGACAACCAGAGTGGTGATGTGAAAATGAGGATATGAAAGAAATTGCAAATGCACAaaagaagcccccccccccaaccggGACTCATAACACACAAATCATTCCACCAGCATCTATAGGTGAAGGGATGGGAGGAGAGTCCCTGCCACAGAAAGTAGGAGGGACAAGACTCTCTCACCTGGCTGGAGGGCTCTGTGGAAAGATGTGATGCTTCAGagctgagggaggaggaagagcagggggAGGATGGCTCAGACTTCACCTGAAGATCTGGGgggaaaagagtaagaaaataacCGGGAAGCAGAGCCTGACAAAAGTTTGAAAAGTACCCAAGGACATGGGGTAAGAGCCCCTCACtggggtgaggaggaaggagcACACATAAGAGATCAAAAGGGGGGAGTACACGGGCACTCGTGTGAGAAAACGAGGAACTGCATAGTTGCTGGGAAACAATGGGAAGATAACGGTTTCTGAAAGGATGAGGGAATCACAAAGGGTATCTTACCTGGGAAGATAGGCAGAGGGTCCCAGGGGGGTTCGGGAGGGCTGACATCCATCCCCAAGTCCAGGGAGCTGCTGCCAAACTGAACAGGAGAGGGTATTAGATGGCAGGAGTGTGAGGCTGAAGGGATGGCTCCGGATGAGCTCTGGCCTGGGGATAAGCCCCAGTTCTGAGACCACTTCCACCCACCAAGGGTAAGAGTCAAGGCCAAGGCCCGGGGAGCGATACCGGGACATCTTCCTCCGGGCAACGGAAAAGCTGCGTCGGCTCCTCGGCCACTTCATCCAGGCCGGCGTACAAGGTGCTGTCTGCAAGAGGGGCGGAGGGTCAGCGGAGTCGTCCGCTAGCGCAGCCTTCGGAACCCCACAACAGCCCTCGCCCCGTCGCTCACTGCCTCTGCGCGGCCAGATCCACCGCCCGCCCACTTGAAAAGTGATCCAGCCAGAGAACTCCAGCCCCTCCTTCCCCGACCCCGGAACAACTCCATATTTCCGCAGGGAGGGGAGGTCTGCCCCAACTCCCGCATCTCCCCGAAAGCACCACCAGCCCCCCTGTTCCGCCTTCCTCAGAATGATGGATTCCGTATCTGTCCAGCCTTCCTCTTTGGGCCTCCGCTTCCTCCTGCGTGCCTCAGGGGCACAATATgccacagccccctcccctccccgaggCCTCACTCCGCACACCCCAGTCCTCCGGGCTCAGCAAGTTGTCGGTGAAAAAACGCGTCGGGTCCGCAATCTCGCTGAGGAGCATCAGCTCCGCCatctttcccccccaccccccaaccacgAGACAGTTCCCAAGGCCCGCCTCTCCCATCATCAACTAATCGGCTGGCTCCTCAAAAGTGGGGGAACG from Sus scrofa isolate TJ Tabasco breed Duroc chromosome 7, Sscrofa11.1, whole genome shotgun sequence encodes:
- the ATF6B gene encoding cyclic AMP-dependent transcription factor ATF-6 beta isoform X8 — its product is MMGEAGLGNCLVVGGWGGKMAELMLLSEIADPTRFFTDNLLSPEDWDSTLYAGLDEVAEEPTQLFRCPEEDVPFGSSSLDLGMDVSPPEPPWDPLPIFPDLQVKSEPSSPCSSSSLSSEASHLSTEPSSQASGVGEVLVVKTESLAPPLCLLGDDPTSPFETVQINVGPTSDDPSAFVSCCRPADVQIKIEPVSPSSSINSEASVLSAESPNQTFIGEEVLEVKTESPSPQGCLLRDVPGPALGAVQITMGPSSDGSSGKALPTRKPPLQPKPVVITTVPMPPRAVPPSTTVLLQPLVQPPPVSPVVLIQGAIRVQPEGPTPAAPRPERKSIVPAPMPGNSCPPEVDAKLLKRQQRMIKNRESACQSRRKKKEYLQGLEARLQAVLADNQQLRRENAALRRRLEALLAENSELRLGSGNRKVVCVMVFLLFIAFNFGPVSISEPPPAPISPRTSREEPRPRRHLLEFSAQEPAEPPRRPSQGLEEPQPSPAGRPSFRNLTAFPGAAKELLLRDLDQLFLSSDCRHFNRTESLRLADELSGWVQRHQRGRRKIPQRAQERQKSQLRKKSPPIKAAVPTQSPGPPERDTARQLQLYRHPDRSQPEFLDAIDRREDTLYVVSFRRDHLLLPAISHNKTSRPKMSLVMPAMAPNGPSSLNKQQSWAQGL
- the ATF6B gene encoding cyclic AMP-dependent transcription factor ATF-6 beta isoform X3 codes for the protein MMGEAGLGNCLVVGGWGGKMAELMLLSEIADPTRFFTDNLLSPEDWDSTLYAGLDEVAEEPTQLFRCPEEDVPFGSSSLDLGMDVSPPEPPWDPLPIFPDLQVKSEPSSPCSSSSLSSEASHLSTEPSSQASGVGEVLVVKTESLAPPLCLLGDDPTSPFETVQINVGPTSDDPSAFVSCCRPADVQIKIEPVSPSSSINSEASVLSAESPNQTFIGEEVLEVKTESPSPQGCLLRDVPGPALGAVQITMGPSSDGSSGKALPTRKPPLQPKPVVITTVPMPPRAVPPSTTVLLQPLVQPPPVSPVVLIQGAIRVQPEGPTPAAPRPERKSIVPAPMPGNSCPPEVDAKLLKRQQRMIKNRESACQSRRKKKEYLQGLEARLQAVLADNQQLRRENAALRRRLEALLAENSELRLGSGNRKVVCVMVFLLFIAFNFGPVSISEPPPAPISPRTSREEPRPRRHLLEFSAQEPAEPPRRPSQGLEEPQPSPAGRPSFRNLTAFPGAAKELLLRDLDQLFLSSDCRHFNRTESLRLADELSGWVQRHQRGRRKIPQRAQERQKSQLRKKSPPIKAAVPTQSPGPPERDTARQLQLYRHPDRSQPEFLDAIDRREDTLYVVSFRRDHLLLPAISHNKTSRPKMSLVMPAMAPNETLSGRGPPGDYEEMMQIECEVMDTRVIHIKTSTVPPSLRKQPASTPGNATGGPLPASAASQASQAARQPLYLNHP
- the ATF6B gene encoding cyclic AMP-dependent transcription factor ATF-6 beta isoform X11, with the protein product MDVSPPEPPWDPLPIFPDLQVKSEPSSPCSSSSLSSEASHLSTEPSSQASGVGEVLVVKTESLAPPLCLLGDDPTSPFETVQINVGPTSDDPSDVQIKIEPVSPSSSINSEASVLSAESPNQTFIGEEVLEVKTESPSPQGCLLRDVPGPALGAVQITMGPSSDGSSGKALPTRKPPLQPKPVVITTVPMPPRAVPPSTTVLLQPLVQPPPVSPVVLIQGAIRVQPEGPTPAAPRPERKSIVPAPMPGNSCPPEVDAKLLKRQQRMIKNRESACQSRRKKKEYLQGLEARLQAVLADNQQLRRENAALRRRLEALLAENSELRLGSGNRKVVCVMVFLLFIAFNFGPVSISEPPPAPISPRTSREEPRPRRHLLEFSAQEPAEPPRRPSQGLEEPQPSPAGRPSFRNLTAFPGAAKELLLRDLDQLFLSSDCRHFNRTESLRLADELSGWVQRHQRGRRKIPQRAQERQKSQLRKKSPPIKAAVPTQSPGPPERDTARQLQLYRHPDRSQPEFLDAIDRREDTLYVVSFRRDHLLLPAISHNKTSRPKMSLVMPAMAPNETLSGRGPPGDYEEMMQIECEVMDTRVIHIKTSTVPPSLRKQPASTPGNATGGPLPASAASQASQAARQPLYLNHP